The Bartonella sp. TP genomic sequence ATTTATACACATCAGACCAAAAGCATCAGCAGCATGGCTCGACCAGTCATGCTCTGGGCCTAGCCCAATACCACGCTCGGCATCACGCTTTTCGTGATACCATTGCAGCGCCTCTAGGCCTAATTTTGTTGTTGCTTCATTAAACCAAATATTGCCAAATAGCCGCCTTACTGCCTCTATCCGCGCCATTGCTGCGCCAGCTCCCTGATTCGGCACTATCTCTACGGCAAAGCCAGCTTGGCTCAGCGCACTTTCGAAGCTAACATTATACACGCGGTCAAAAGTACGGCCATCATGCGGCAGAATTACTAACGCATTGCCATAGCCCTTGGCGCGCAGCCAATTAACATGCGCAGACAGCGGCTGCCCCTGTGCTTCGTAATAGTCTAATACTCTTATTTCACCATTGATAAATTGGGCAATCCAAATTGCCGTAGCGTCGGCTTTTGAGCCGCTACCGCCAATATCCCAAAAACTGCGATACATCATTAGCGGGTCCGCAGCAATAGCACCAATCCGCTGCTCTTCATAAGCTGTAGTAATAGAGCTAGCAAAATACGCCCCTTCGAAAGCGGTTTGAAAAGCGCCCTCCCAAATATGCTGGTAATATTGCGGGCGTAGTTTTTTATCGCGCAATCTTTCATTATTCAATATTTTTGGAAACCAGGGATTATCGCGCCAATTAATCTGCGCCAACCGCAGCATGGGGTCGGCAGCACCAATTTCTCTAAATCGCTTATGCACCGCACTATGCGAAGATTGCGGATTCCAGCTTAGCCAAATTTCAGAATCTTCCTCGCGCACGGTGGGTATTATTTGCATAAAAGCTTCTTCGCTTACCGTTTCTGCTTCATCTACCCAAAAAATATGAATATTAGCCATAGATTTTATAGAGCTCAAATTGCGATTAAGCCCAATGAAATTAAAAGCTATGGCCCCATCTTTTGTTCTTATATGCCGCTCGCCAATATCAAAATGCGCTTGTAGCCAAGGGCGATTTTCAATAACCCCGCGAATTTCTGCCCGCAATGAATCACTAAGCGAATTCATATATTCACGGGCACAAACTATCAGCCCCTTTTTACCCGCCTTGCTTAGCTGATAAGCTCGCAGCACAGACATAATAGCGAAAGAACGCGTTTTGCCAGAGCCACGCCCGCCAAAAGCAGCACGATACCTCGCTGGTCCGCTAAATAGCTCTACCAGCTTTGCTGGCAGCTCTATTTGCACTGCTTCATTTTTCTGTATTTTATTTGCTTTCATTGTGAATTTACTCGCCCTCTTCCTGCTCTTTAGGCGCTGAGGCAACAAGCTCGATTCTAGTGATAGTGCTAGCTTCTTTTGCCAATTCTTCTGACTCTGGCAAAGCTACTTTTAGCAATAATGCCATAAAGGCATTGGGTTTTTTTAATGCTTGATGTTGCAGATAAGAAACCAAGCCTTCTTCACCAAATTCTTCGCCGGCAAGCGCAGCGGCCTTGCCTACAGATTTGCGCAGTCGCGCAAAATCTAGCTGTTTTTGCGTCTTTCTAGCCATTAAACACCGTAATATTTTAAGAATTTTAAATTATAATAAACGCGCTATTACCAGTACAGCCCAGCTTAAACTCACCGAGCTAAACCAATATAAGCTGCTCAGACCCCAAGAAATAAACATAGGCCAGCTAAAAACATGCAAAATCCTATATTTACCCAGCAGTAACATAGCGCAAAGTAGCAGCCACATATAAGCAGCCGCTAATAATAAATGCTTTAATTGAACAAAAGCGCCAGCAAGTTGGCGTGCAAAAATAAACAAGCCTAAGCAAGCCGCAATGGGCAGCATAACTAGATATTGCTCTATATACATATTCGACAAATGAAATTTATATAAAAAAGCCAACAAGGCGCCAATTGAAACCCCGCCAAACTGCAAGCCAGCAATATGGTAAAACACAAAATTATGCAAAACTAAAAATAAAAGCTCAAAGCAAGGCTCAAGAAAGACAAAGCCCAATGCCGATTTATATCTATAGGGCAACCACAAGCGCTAAAATCCAATCTAAGATTAGCTGTCATTTAATTATATTTGTTTGTCATTGTCAATCAAAATGAAATATGCCATAAAATAGCTATTTATTTCAGTAGGTTAGACGAAATTATATTATGACAAATCACAACAAAACACCCCTTAGCCAGGCCCAGATTTTAGAAATTTTTCAGCGCTTTGAGCAACATAATCCAAACCCCCAAGGCGAGCTAGATTACACCAATAACTTTACGCTATTAATAGCCGTGTTGCTTTCGGCACAAGCTACCGATAAAAGCGTGAATCAAGCCACAAAAGCGCTATTCGCAAAGGCCGATAATGCAC encodes the following:
- a CDS encoding PBSX family phage terminase large subunit; the encoded protein is MKANKIQKNEAVQIELPAKLVELFSGPARYRAAFGGRGSGKTRSFAIMSVLRAYQLSKAGKKGLIVCAREYMNSLSDSLRAEIRGVIENRPWLQAHFDIGERHIRTKDGAIAFNFIGLNRNLSSIKSMANIHIFWVDEAETVSEEAFMQIIPTVREEDSEIWLSWNPQSSHSAVHKRFREIGAADPMLRLAQINWRDNPWFPKILNNERLRDKKLRPQYYQHIWEGAFQTAFEGAYFASSITTAYEEQRIGAIAADPLMMYRSFWDIGGSGSKADATAIWIAQFINGEIRVLDYYEAQGQPLSAHVNWLRAKGYGNALVILPHDGRTFDRVYNVSFESALSQAGFAVEIVPNQGAGAAMARIEAVRRLFGNIWFNEATTKLGLEALQWYHEKRDAERGIGLGPEHDWSSHAADAFGLMCINFEPGSALRRTKRAAYSASDVASSWMSE